From the Thermococcus sp. genome, the window GCCGTGACAAGCACCAGAAACGGCATCACTGCCTTCTTGCTTGCGGCCTTGATTACCGGAACGAAGAACGCACTTATCAGGGGTATAGCTATGAGGAGTGATGCGTACTGACCGTTCATCCTCTCAACCTCCTTATCTCCTCGATGTTAAGGGTTCCGTACTTCTCGTACAGGATTATGGCGGCACTAAGGGCCATGGCGGTCGTTGCAACGCCGATGACGATTGCGGTGAGGACAAGGGCCTGGGGAATGGGGTCAACGGCGCCCTTAGGGCCGACCCCCTCGCTGAGAATTGGGGCACTCTTCCCATTGATGTACCCGATGCTTATGAGGAGCAGGTTGACCCCCGTCTCCATGATGCTCAGGCCCACGAGCATCTTGAGCAGGTTCTTCTTGACCAGCACAGCGTACAGGCCGATCATTATCAGGGCTATAGCTCCGAAATAGTAGGCGCTGATTTCAATCATTGCCACTCACCCCTTCCTTGAGCATGTTATCTATGATTCCGCTGAGCTCGGTTCCAACCTTGAGGCCTATCAGGATGTAGATTATTGGAATGAAACCGCCACTGAAGAGCTTTCCAACGGTTCCAACATGCCAAGTCTGCCATATCCAGTCGTACAGGAAGTAGCTGCCTATGAGCAGCCCGATAAGGCCGACCGCTACGTAGCTCATCCCGACCAGTCCCTCGGTCACCTCGAAACCCTTGTGCGGTATCTCGTACACCGTGAACGCCATGTACAGGAGCAGGAAACCCGTTGCTATAGTGGCACCACCAGGGAAGCCTCCTCCCGGAGTGAGGTGTCCGTGGATGAATATGTAGGCACCGAAGAGCACTATGAACGGGAACAGAAACCTCGTACCCGTGGTGAGCACGACGCTTCCAGGGACTCTAGCCGTCCTCTCCCTCTTTCTTTTCCAGAGCAACGCTCCAACGCCGGTGGATGCTATGAAAAGCACCGTGACCTCACCGAGCGTATCGAATCCACGGTAGTTGACGACTATCGCGGTAACGGCGTTTACCGCACCAGTTTGGTCTTTAACGTGGTTGAGGTAGTACTGGCCGACCAGCATCTTATCCTGACCAAAGGGGATGTGGGACATCGCCACGGCCAGCCAGTATCCGATTATCAGTATCGTAATGATGGCAAGAGAGCGTTTCAGGATGCTCACCATCTCACCCACCACCCTGGCTTTTCTTCCTCCTCGGTTTCAAACCTCCTCGTCCGCTTTATGGCGAATATAAAGACGGCCCCGCTGAGGGCGGCACCTATGGCGGCCTCGGTCATGGCAACGTCGGGTGCCTGCAGGAAGAAGAACAGCAGCGACGCAAACAGGCTGACCGCCGCCATACCAACCACTGCCGCCAGCAGGTCCCTCCACTCCACCGCAAACACTGCTGAGAGTACCATAATCCCTATGATGATGTAGTCGATACAGCTGATGCAGTTCATTCCTCTCCCCCCTCCTGCTTCAAGTGCTCCCCGTACTTGTCAAGGACGCTGCCATGCCACAGCGGGATGCCCTTCTTGTAAGCTGCCCTTATCAGCGCATGGGCGCTTATGGGGTTCGTCAGCAGGAGAAATGTGGCTATGGTTATCGTCTTCACCAGCCATGACCAGCTTCCGTAGCTGGTTCCAATGGCCCAGATTCCAGTGCCAACCACAACACCGAGTGAACCGAGTGTGGCGCTCTTAGTTGAAGTCTGCATCCTGTTGTAAACATCCGGCATCCTGATGAGACCCAGCGCTGAGAGGAAGTAGAAGAACGTACCTATCAGCACCAGGGCTTCTCCGATTACGGCCGCGGCGTTCATATCCCTCCCTCCAAGTAGCGCGCGAAGGCGATGACGCCTCCAAAGGCCAGGACCGCGTACACCAGTGCAACGTCGAGGAATATCATCCTCTTGTAGTAGAGTGCGAAGAGAACCATGAGGCCGGCGGTTATGGTTGTCATGATGTCCACCGCCACCAGCCTGTCAACCGTGGTCGGCCCCCTGAATACCCTGTACATGCTGAGCAGAAGCGCGATCGCTATCAGGACAAGATAAACGTTGACTCCCATCATCCGAAGATCACCTTCAGGAATTTTTCAAAGGGCACCGTTATTGCGGAGGATGCGTTTTTTACATGCTCATCCTCAGTCTCTGCGTGGAGGACTTCATCCGGAACCCATATCCAGTGTATGAAGTAATCGTCGTCGTCCACGTCGAGTGTTATCGTTCCAGGCGTCAGGGTGATTGAGTTTGCTAGCGCCAGTTTTCCGGCGTCGGTATTCAGTACCGTCCTGCAGTGAACGATCCCAGGGCGTATCGGGCGCTTTGGATGGAGAACCCGGTACGCCACGTCAAGGTTGGCCACTATCATGGCCCACAGAAAGTACGGTATGTACGCCGCAGCGTAGATGATCTTCTTTGGATGGAGGTTCGCCAGCCCCCCGGTGGTGAAGATCTCGTACGTAAAAGCCGCCACTATAAGCGACAGCAGCAAACCGAATCCCAGCTCCTGTGGGTCGATACTGGCCGTTAGGAACAGCCATATTATGAACAGCACGATCACAGTGTACAGATACCTACTTACTCTGCTTGCTTCCCCCATTGAACAACCCTCCAGTTGAGTTTCAGCTCGAAGCTAGCAGTAGCTACAGGTGACTTTTAAACAATTACTTATAAACGTTTCCGGAAAAACCCCAGGTTTAGAACTTTTGGTTAAGGTGCCGGCGCCAAAAATGTCCCCCTTTGCAGAAAAGAGTGCGTTAGAGCCAACGAATGGTCAAGTATGCCCCGCGGAGTTTCACGGGAAAGGGCGTCAAAGGGGAAAAAGACACCGGTTCAATAGATTGAAATCCTCTTAACACCCTCAAGTTTGGAGAGCTCGTTGATCAAATCCCCCGCCACGGGCCTCTCCGTGATTATCGTCAGGGTTGCCTCCGGGTACAGTTCCGGATCCTCCGCGACAACCTGGACTATGTTGATATCC encodes:
- a CDS encoding NADH-quinone oxidoreductase subunit K, coding for MIEISAYYFGAIALIMIGLYAVLVKKNLLKMLVGLSIMETGVNLLLISIGYINGKSAPILSEGVGPKGAVDPIPQALVLTAIVIGVATTAMALSAAIILYEKYGTLNIEEIRRLRG
- a CDS encoding Na(+)/H(+) antiporter subunit B, whose amino-acid sequence is MLKRSLAIITILIIGYWLAVAMSHIPFGQDKMLVGQYYLNHVKDQTGAVNAVTAIVVNYRGFDTLGEVTVLFIASTGVGALLWKRKRERTARVPGSVVLTTGTRFLFPFIVLFGAYIFIHGHLTPGGGFPGGATIATGFLLLYMAFTVYEIPHKGFEVTEGLVGMSYVAVGLIGLLIGSYFLYDWIWQTWHVGTVGKLFSGGFIPIIYILIGLKVGTELSGIIDNMLKEGVSGND
- a CDS encoding DUF4040 domain-containing protein; translation: MNCISCIDYIIIGIMVLSAVFAVEWRDLLAAVVGMAAVSLFASLLFFFLQAPDVAMTEAAIGAALSGAVFIFAIKRTRRFETEEEEKPGWWVRW
- the mnhG gene encoding monovalent cation/H(+) antiporter subunit G, with translation MNAAAVIGEALVLIGTFFYFLSALGLIRMPDVYNRMQTSTKSATLGSLGVVVGTGIWAIGTSYGSWSWLVKTITIATFLLLTNPISAHALIRAAYKKGIPLWHGSVLDKYGEHLKQEGGEE
- a CDS encoding monovalent cation/H+ antiporter complex subunit F, whose protein sequence is MMGVNVYLVLIAIALLLSMYRVFRGPTTVDRLVAVDIMTTITAGLMVLFALYYKRMIFLDVALVYAVLAFGGVIAFARYLEGGI
- a CDS encoding Na+/H+ antiporter subunit E, with product MGEASRVSRYLYTVIVLFIIWLFLTASIDPQELGFGLLLSLIVAAFTYEIFTTGGLANLHPKKIIYAAAYIPYFLWAMIVANLDVAYRVLHPKRPIRPGIVHCRTVLNTDAGKLALANSITLTPGTITLDVDDDDYFIHWIWVPDEVLHAETEDEHVKNASSAITVPFEKFLKVIFG